A genomic window from Candidatus Eisenbacteria bacterium includes:
- a CDS encoding BrnA antitoxin family protein: MKREYDFSEGRRGAVVPQTGKTRITIYLDDSVLEEFRERADAAGRGYQTMI; encoded by the coding sequence ATGAAGAGGGAATACGACTTCAGTGAGGGGCGCCGGGGCGCCGTGGTCCCCCAAACGGGCAAGACGCGAATCACGATCTACCTCGATGACAGCGTGCTCGAAGAATTCCGAGAGCGGGCCGATGCCGCTGGCCGTGGGTATCAGACCATGATC
- a CDS encoding BrnT family toxin: MRASWDPRKARANLAKHGVRFSDAEAVLFDPVAITREDRMARGEQRFVTIGRDGVGRLLVVVYSYREDEVRLISARTATRNERRKYEEGIRLQ, translated from the coding sequence CCGAGGAAGGCCAGGGCAAACCTGGCAAAGCATGGTGTCCGGTTCTCGGATGCCGAGGCTGTCCTCTTCGACCCCGTCGCAATCACGCGAGAGGATCGGATGGCTCGGGGTGAGCAGAGGTTCGTGACCATCGGTCGGGACGGGGTGGGGCGTCTGCTGGTCGTGGTCTACTCCTACCGCGAGGACGAAGTCCGGCTGATCTCGGCCCGGACCGCGACTCGCAACGAGAGGCGCAAGTATGAAGAGGGAATACGACTTCAGTGA